A window of Castanea sativa cultivar Marrone di Chiusa Pesio chromosome 1, ASM4071231v1 contains these coding sequences:
- the LOC142615841 gene encoding protein OXIDATIVE STRESS 3 LIKE 1 yields MSIELDSKAAGMSRGGSSSSLALEDLNGCSPCSTSSASASASASASSSSSIGRNSDVSSDGEDCGENEAQSSYKGPLDMMEALEEVLPIRRGISNFYNGKSKSFTSLTEASSSSNIKDIAKAENAYTRKRRNLLAFNHVWEKNRNLPLKSHGGGISKRPLSSSRSTLAFAVAMSSSSSESISNSSEDSISRSPPLPSSPLPPRHPQSRSTKNSILSSSPPQRNSSAWRSFSMVDLQQCATSATTTTSTYQLWTKPVIPN; encoded by the exons ATGTCCATAGAGTTGGATAGTAAAGCAGCTGGAATGTCACGTGGAGGGTCGTCGAGTAGTTTGGCTTTGGAGGATTTGAATGGGTGCAGTCCATGTTCTACTTCTTCAGCATCAGCATCAGCATCAGcatcagcatcatcatcatcttcgaTCGGGAGGAATAGTGATGTGTCATCGGACGGTGAGGACTGTGGAGAGAATGAAGCACAGAGTTCTTATAAAGGGCCTCTTGATATGATGGAAGCCTTGGAAGAAGTCTTGCCTATCAG GAGAGGGATCTCAAATTTCTACAATGGTAAATCAAAGTCGTTCACTAGTTTAACAGAGGCATCCTCTTCTTCCAACATCAAAGACATTGCAAAAGCAGAAAATGCCTACACCAGGAAACGCAGAAACCTTCTTGCCTTCAATCATGTGTGGGAGAAGAACCGAAATTTACCATTGAAAAGTCATGGGGGTGGGATATCAAAAAGACCACTCAGCTCAAGTCGAAGTACATTGGCTTTTGCAGTTGCCATGAGCAGCAGCAGCTCTGAAAGCATCAGTAACTCAAGTGAAGATTCGATTTCAAGGTCTCCTCCTCTTCCATCTTCACCTCTACCGCCACGGCATCCACAAAGTAGATCAACTAAAAACAGCATACTTTCTTCATCTCCACCGCAACGAAATTCATCAGCTTGGCGTTCATTCTCAATGGTTGATTTACAACAATGTGCCACTTCTGCAACTACAACTACTTCCACTTATCAATTGTGGACTAAACCAGTCATTCCAAATTAA